The proteins below are encoded in one region of Oharaeibacter diazotrophicus:
- a CDS encoding PP2C family serine/threonine-protein phosphatase, which produces MLNTWRWTLARSIGTSHVKSGLPCQDFALCMELEAASGNVLAAVVSDGAGTASHAEAGARMVCTGFLRAASVHFGSGRSIDQIGEEEVLDWLDGIRERVNTFAGRARVRPRDCAATLVGVLAGPWGAVIVHVGDGAAVVREEGTVDWIVPSWPFHGEYASTTIFVTDDPMPAISIVPLPIRLDRVAVFSDGIERLVLDHTKRTAHGPFFDRMSAPVAQSIVSGHDASLSKPLRDYLDGKTVCDRTDDDKSLILGVRR; this is translated from the coding sequence TCAAGTCCGGGCTTCCGTGCCAGGACTTTGCCCTCTGCATGGAACTGGAGGCCGCGTCCGGCAACGTGCTGGCGGCGGTGGTTTCCGACGGAGCAGGCACTGCCAGCCACGCAGAAGCCGGCGCTCGAATGGTGTGCACCGGATTCCTCCGTGCCGCCTCCGTGCATTTCGGGTCCGGGAGAAGTATCGATCAGATTGGCGAGGAGGAGGTCCTCGACTGGCTCGATGGCATTCGCGAGCGGGTGAACACATTTGCTGGACGGGCTCGGGTACGGCCGCGAGACTGCGCCGCAACTCTCGTCGGCGTTCTGGCTGGACCGTGGGGCGCCGTTATCGTTCACGTCGGTGACGGCGCCGCCGTCGTCAGGGAAGAGGGAACGGTCGACTGGATCGTTCCTTCCTGGCCGTTCCACGGGGAGTACGCGTCGACCACAATCTTCGTGACTGATGATCCGATGCCCGCGATCTCGATCGTGCCGCTCCCTATTCGCCTCGACCGCGTTGCCGTGTTTTCAGACGGGATCGAGAGACTGGTCCTTGATCACACAAAGCGTACCGCTCACGGACCATTCTTTGACCGGATGTCAGCTCCCGTGGCTCAGTCGATCGTCAGTGGCCATGATGCCTCGCTCTCCAAGCCGTTGCGCGATTACTTAGACGGAAAGACCGTCTGCGATCGAACCGACGACGATAAGTCCCTGATACTCGGGGTACGGCGGTGA
- a CDS encoding helix-hairpin-helix domain-containing protein gives MFHVDGDTGIAAKVYTDGKHLERREKISTMVASELHKRSTLVAFPMETLLGDRGEFVGFTMRKVGGVKPVHELYAPGSRKIEFPKVDFRFLARTATNVARAIGSVHQTGCVIGDINHSGILVSDQATVTLIDADSFQVRSSTMVYRCRVGVGEYTPPELQGAVLDKVDREPSHDGFGLAVIAFQLLFMGRHPFAGRYGGQGDMPIEKAIREGRFAYSIQRKAETRMDPPPFAPTLGDLTPDLASMFEVAFQSNPSLYRSRPSATDWIGALSRFEAELIPCRANPAHHHPKNAPGCPWCRLENGMGVTLFTASGSSTAAPSLGNFDLTAAIAAIDRVLGPGNSPDPAQVIPMPSGMAKSRTAKEVQQRRNIRRLGGVLVAGLSIALIAGGLPFAFVGLFVAAYLFFGGGGEIQQLQATKARTESDWTAARREWDLETGPMQFEQKKSLLRTFAGEHRELPALEKSRLDDLDRRRREIQLQRFLEGHLIARAKISGIGGGRKEILSSYGIEDAFDVTYQKVRAVPSFGDATTRKLVDWRESIERKFVFNPSAGTDPAAIRQVRDGIARRRAEIEQALARGPIELEQLRSHALTARSRPTQKLIEAFRAMKQAEIDLN, from the coding sequence GTGTTCCACGTTGACGGCGATACAGGCATAGCCGCCAAAGTCTACACAGACGGGAAGCACCTGGAGCGGCGCGAGAAGATCTCAACGATGGTGGCGAGCGAACTGCACAAGCGCTCCACCCTGGTCGCCTTCCCTATGGAAACGCTGCTCGGAGACCGAGGCGAGTTCGTCGGCTTCACGATGCGCAAGGTCGGTGGGGTCAAGCCCGTCCACGAACTCTACGCGCCCGGCAGCCGAAAGATCGAATTTCCGAAGGTGGACTTCCGGTTCCTCGCGCGAACGGCCACGAACGTTGCCAGGGCCATCGGGAGCGTACACCAGACCGGATGCGTCATCGGCGACATAAACCACAGCGGCATCCTTGTCAGCGACCAGGCGACCGTCACGCTCATCGACGCCGACTCTTTCCAAGTCCGGTCGAGCACGATGGTCTACAGGTGCCGCGTCGGCGTCGGCGAATACACGCCCCCTGAACTTCAGGGCGCGGTACTGGATAAGGTCGACCGCGAGCCGTCTCACGACGGGTTCGGGCTTGCCGTGATCGCCTTCCAACTCCTGTTCATGGGACGGCATCCGTTCGCCGGGCGGTACGGCGGCCAGGGTGACATGCCGATCGAGAAGGCGATCAGGGAGGGGCGCTTCGCGTACAGCATCCAGAGGAAGGCGGAGACGCGGATGGACCCGCCTCCGTTCGCGCCCACGCTCGGCGACTTGACGCCTGACCTCGCGTCCATGTTCGAAGTTGCCTTCCAGTCGAACCCGAGCCTCTACCGCAGCAGACCCTCTGCTACCGACTGGATCGGCGCCCTGAGCCGCTTCGAAGCCGAGTTGATCCCCTGCAGGGCGAATCCTGCCCACCATCACCCGAAGAATGCTCCGGGGTGTCCATGGTGCCGCCTCGAAAACGGGATGGGCGTCACGCTCTTCACTGCATCTGGGTCGTCCACAGCCGCGCCTTCGCTGGGCAACTTCGACCTGACGGCGGCGATCGCGGCCATTGACCGTGTTCTCGGACCGGGGAATTCGCCCGATCCGGCACAGGTGATACCCATGCCTTCCGGGATGGCCAAGTCGCGGACTGCAAAGGAAGTCCAGCAGAGGCGCAACATCCGACGCCTTGGCGGAGTGCTTGTCGCCGGACTGTCGATAGCGCTTATCGCAGGTGGACTGCCCTTTGCTTTTGTTGGCCTCTTCGTCGCCGCATACCTGTTTTTCGGCGGGGGAGGTGAAATCCAGCAGCTTCAGGCAACCAAAGCTCGTACAGAAAGCGATTGGACGGCCGCGCGGCGCGAGTGGGATCTGGAGACGGGACCCATGCAGTTCGAGCAGAAAAAATCCCTTCTCAGGACGTTTGCCGGAGAACACAGAGAGCTTCCGGCGCTTGAGAAGTCGCGTCTGGACGATTTGGACCGCCGTCGCCGTGAGATACAGCTTCAGCGATTCTTAGAGGGACACCTGATCGCCCGAGCGAAGATCAGTGGTATCGGTGGCGGCCGAAAGGAAATTCTGTCGTCTTACGGAATCGAGGACGCCTTCGACGTCACCTATCAGAAGGTCCGTGCGGTCCCCAGCTTCGGCGACGCCACCACGCGGAAGCTCGTCGACTGGCGGGAAAGCATCGAGCGCAAGTTCGTGTTCAACCCTTCGGCCGGAACGGATCCAGCCGCCATCCGGCAGGTCAGGGACGGCATCGCCCGCCGACGCGCCGAGATCGAGCAGGCACTGGCCCGCGGCCCGATCGAACTGGAACAACTCAGGAGCCATGCGCTCACTGCCAGAAGTCGGCCGACGCAGAAACTGATCGAGGCTTTCCGAGCTATGAAGCAGGCGGAGATCGACCTGAACTGA